Proteins found in one Pseudomonas sp. P8_241 genomic segment:
- a CDS encoding CocE/NonD family hydrolase, with protein sequence MNTSPVPALSPVLTGVFAGPIAGLKYQTPTLSGVTNDEGEFQYRANEAITFLVGGIVLGAIEAAPRLNLAQLANRVDGKIDKLLDPSVTNLARFVHTLDQDGNIESGVRISPVVHELIGSAPINFSPPVMPMGQGGGVGFANDPTLLQILETLNATPGVFTAKTPRTLCDAATSRNELRRNIRGIIKMTDVRIPLRDGSYVCADVFRPASAGRHPVVMSKGFYGKSFYHDCICNDADVIRKEEMEDRYFSGNPDGAQYENHETVDTSVWVPEGYVCIRVDARGVCKSPGKQAPFSVQEAEDYYDAIEWAGAQPWSNGNVGLWGMSYLAMAQHSVASLQPSHLKAMIAQGTDADIYNEALYGGGIFGAGFWNWWYKVWSGNNHCGDRPETPWMARVLATPFNDPEAYGPRGSIFMIPDLSKATAPVWIVGPQVGAIIHQLGSSETFIRSTASKARKFDFTDAWFPGSYSNKSLSEHMRYFDYWLKGIDNGVMDEAPVRVQVRTGNGAHFVLHENAWPIERTQYRRWYLDARPSDWQNDDRRPDLLRISEALPAEKGSAEYDAHLDLGTPTIAPAGSSDGTPRWSTGISFVSEPMSEDLVLAGYMKVGLWVESSSADMDVFVSLRVLDEQGLEIRYESVVLPVDPVHIHPVGHGLLKVSRRQLDAERTTEYWPVHTHLEKDSAPLQRDEIVPVEVGLNPSTAMIRKGCRLLVDIQPYAPAGVPVRAYDESYHVDAVNRIYTGPEHPSYLQLPIVPQ encoded by the coding sequence ATGAATACGTCTCCTGTACCCGCTCTGAGCCCTGTTTTGACAGGTGTTTTTGCCGGCCCGATCGCCGGTCTGAAATACCAGACACCGACGCTGTCCGGTGTAACCAACGACGAGGGCGAATTCCAGTACCGCGCCAACGAAGCCATCACCTTCCTGGTGGGCGGGATTGTACTGGGCGCCATCGAAGCCGCGCCACGCCTGAACCTGGCGCAACTGGCCAATCGCGTTGATGGCAAGATCGACAAGCTGCTGGACCCGTCGGTAACCAACTTGGCCCGTTTCGTCCATACCCTGGATCAGGACGGCAACATCGAGTCGGGCGTCAGGATTTCACCCGTTGTGCATGAACTGATAGGTTCAGCGCCGATCAACTTCAGCCCACCGGTCATGCCAATGGGCCAGGGTGGCGGCGTCGGCTTTGCCAATGATCCGACCTTGCTGCAAATCCTCGAAACGCTCAATGCCACGCCCGGTGTATTCACGGCCAAAACGCCACGCACGCTGTGCGATGCCGCCACCAGCCGCAACGAACTGCGACGCAATATTCGCGGCATCATCAAGATGACCGATGTGCGCATTCCGTTGCGCGATGGCTCCTACGTCTGCGCGGACGTGTTCCGCCCCGCATCCGCAGGCCGTCATCCTGTGGTGATGAGTAAAGGCTTCTATGGCAAGAGCTTCTACCACGACTGCATTTGCAACGACGCCGACGTCATCCGCAAGGAAGAGATGGAGGACCGCTACTTCTCCGGCAATCCGGACGGCGCCCAATACGAAAACCACGAGACCGTCGACACCTCGGTCTGGGTACCGGAGGGTTACGTCTGCATCCGTGTGGACGCACGCGGCGTGTGCAAGAGCCCGGGCAAGCAGGCCCCCTTCAGCGTCCAGGAAGCCGAAGACTATTACGACGCCATCGAGTGGGCCGGTGCCCAACCCTGGTCGAACGGCAATGTCGGTTTGTGGGGCATGTCTTACCTGGCCATGGCCCAACACAGCGTGGCCAGTCTGCAACCTTCGCACCTCAAGGCCATGATCGCGCAAGGCACCGATGCCGATATCTACAACGAGGCCCTGTATGGCGGCGGCATCTTCGGCGCCGGGTTCTGGAACTGGTGGTACAAGGTCTGGTCCGGCAATAACCACTGTGGCGACCGCCCTGAAACCCCGTGGATGGCCCGCGTGCTGGCCACGCCGTTCAACGACCCCGAGGCCTATGGCCCGCGCGGCAGCATCTTCATGATCCCCGATCTGAGCAAGGCGACAGCGCCAGTGTGGATCGTCGGCCCTCAAGTGGGTGCGATCATTCACCAACTGGGCAGCAGCGAAACCTTCATCCGGTCCACCGCCTCCAAGGCACGCAAGTTTGATTTCACCGACGCCTGGTTCCCCGGCTCCTACAGCAACAAGTCCCTCAGCGAACACATGCGCTATTTCGACTACTGGCTCAAGGGCATCGACAACGGCGTGATGGATGAGGCACCGGTACGGGTGCAGGTGCGGACTGGCAACGGCGCGCACTTCGTTCTGCATGAAAATGCATGGCCGATCGAGCGCACCCAGTACCGCCGCTGGTACCTCGATGCCCGGCCTTCGGACTGGCAGAACGATGATCGTCGCCCCGACCTGCTGCGCATTTCTGAAGCCCTGCCCGCCGAAAAAGGCAGCGCCGAGTACGACGCCCACCTTGATCTGGGCACGCCTACGATCGCACCGGCGGGCTCCAGTGACGGCACCCCACGCTGGTCAACGGGTATCTCCTTTGTCAGCGAACCGATGAGCGAAGACCTGGTGCTCGCCGGCTACATGAAGGTCGGTCTGTGGGTGGAATCGAGCAGCGCGGACATGGATGTATTTGTCTCCCTGCGCGTCCTTGATGAGCAAGGCCTGGAAATCCGCTACGAATCCGTGGTGCTTCCGGTGGACCCGGTGCACATTCACCCGGTGGGCCATGGCTTGTTGAAAGTGTCTCGCCGCCAGCTCGATGCCGAACGCACCACCGAGTACTGGCCGGTACATACCCACCTGGAAAAGGACAGCGCACCTCTGCAACGAGACGAAATCGTGCCGGTCGAAGTCGGCCTCAACCCCAGCACCGCGATGATCCGCAAAGGTTGCCGCCTGCTGGTGGATATCCAGCCCTACGCACCGGCGGGCGTACCGGTTCGTGCCTACGACGAGAGCTATCACGTCGATGCGGTTAACCGGATCTACACCGGGCCGGAGCATCCGAGTTACCTGCAGCTGCCTATCGTTCCCCAGTAA
- a CDS encoding CocE/NonD family hydrolase: MSDCPKMFVPSHPLPAGRTGLLTAFEPGTRTLKAGFQIAPPFRPLPVDIVFEKDVAVTLRDGVTIYVDVFRPAGTEKVPVIVAWSPYGKGQGTSMSVMGVFGLVGLSNSVVSGLAKFEAPDPAYWCAHGYAICNPDIRGCVDSEGDSVLWDRQDGRDSHDLIEWLAEQSWCTGKVGMSGTSYLAVSQWFAAAEQPKHLAAINPWEGVSDVYRDLVMRGGMPDTAFARLLQEGSFFGKNRKEDILSEAERYPLINELWANKIPEFERINVPAFVVASYSNTLHTAGTFRAWRRLASEDKWLRIHNSQEWPDYYDEANVEDLRRFFDRYLKDIDNDWEVTPHVRYSVHDFQGGDQVNVPADAFPPKEAVSTKLYLDGGARILNPAAPASEVPAMYDVGVNPDVVSFITRFDKETVMVGYPKANLWVEARGADDMDLFVLIQKLDRFGSPLQQFTAHNQSARIHDLTDHGATVLRYKGSDGRLRVSTRHLDDNLSTDDVPAHSFDRIEKLAPGEIVNIEIDLLPIGMAFHPGEQLRFIISSRNLSGTLMPGIAEYVGANSGQHVIHTGGKYASYLQLPILAD; the protein is encoded by the coding sequence ATGAGTGACTGCCCAAAGATGTTTGTACCGTCTCACCCGCTGCCGGCGGGCAGAACCGGCCTTCTCACTGCGTTTGAACCAGGTACTCGCACGCTGAAGGCAGGTTTTCAGATCGCACCGCCATTCCGCCCGTTGCCGGTCGATATCGTGTTCGAGAAAGACGTGGCCGTCACCCTGCGCGACGGCGTGACCATTTATGTCGACGTCTTCCGTCCCGCCGGCACCGAGAAGGTCCCCGTGATCGTGGCGTGGAGCCCCTATGGCAAAGGCCAGGGCACCTCCATGAGTGTAATGGGTGTCTTCGGTCTGGTCGGGCTGAGCAACTCCGTGGTTTCGGGACTGGCAAAATTCGAAGCGCCGGACCCGGCGTACTGGTGCGCCCACGGCTATGCCATATGCAACCCCGACATTCGCGGCTGCGTGGATTCCGAAGGCGACAGCGTGCTCTGGGACCGCCAGGATGGCCGCGACAGCCATGACCTGATCGAATGGTTGGCAGAGCAGTCCTGGTGCACCGGCAAGGTCGGCATGAGCGGCACCTCCTACCTCGCCGTTTCGCAATGGTTCGCCGCAGCCGAACAGCCCAAGCACCTGGCGGCGATCAACCCCTGGGAAGGCGTGAGTGATGTCTACCGCGATCTGGTGATGCGCGGCGGCATGCCGGACACCGCTTTCGCACGCCTGCTCCAGGAAGGCAGCTTTTTCGGCAAGAACCGCAAAGAAGACATCCTGTCCGAAGCCGAACGCTACCCGCTGATCAACGAGCTATGGGCCAACAAAATCCCCGAGTTCGAGCGCATCAACGTCCCGGCCTTTGTCGTGGCCAGTTACTCCAACACCCTGCACACCGCAGGCACCTTCCGCGCCTGGCGACGCCTGGCCTCCGAGGACAAATGGCTGCGCATCCACAACAGCCAGGAATGGCCTGACTACTACGACGAAGCCAACGTGGAAGACCTGCGCCGCTTCTTCGATCGCTACCTCAAAGACATCGACAATGATTGGGAGGTCACTCCCCACGTGCGCTACTCGGTCCATGATTTCCAGGGCGGTGACCAGGTCAATGTACCGGCCGACGCTTTCCCGCCGAAGGAAGCGGTTTCGACCAAACTGTACCTCGACGGCGGTGCGCGCATTCTCAACCCCGCAGCGCCAGCCAGCGAAGTGCCTGCGATGTACGACGTCGGCGTCAATCCCGATGTGGTTTCCTTCATCACGCGCTTCGACAAGGAAACGGTGATGGTGGGCTATCCCAAGGCAAATCTGTGGGTCGAGGCACGCGGCGCCGATGACATGGACCTGTTCGTGCTCATCCAGAAACTCGACAGGTTCGGCTCCCCGCTCCAGCAGTTCACTGCGCATAACCAGAGCGCGAGGATTCATGACCTCACCGATCACGGCGCCACCGTCCTTCGCTACAAAGGTTCGGATGGGCGCTTGCGGGTGTCGACGCGCCACTTGGACGACAACTTGTCCACCGATGACGTTCCCGCCCACAGCTTCGACCGCATCGAGAAGCTTGCGCCGGGCGAAATCGTGAACATCGAAATCGACCTGCTCCCGATCGGCATGGCGTTCCACCCGGGTGAACAACTGCGCTTCATCATCAGTTCGCGCAACCTCTCGGGCACGTTGATGCCAGGCATTGCTGAATACGTTGGCGCCAACAGCGGGCAGCACGTGATCCATACCGGTGGCAAATACGCCTCTTATCTGCAATTGCCGATCCTGGCGGATTGA
- a CDS encoding TetR family transcriptional regulator: MTKESTPAPRRGRRPGPNSTRQLVLDAARARFASDGFAGTTIRLVAADAGVDVAQVMQFFRSKDELFAAVMAIPASALQRFDALYEGPDEHLGERVVRAFLAGWEGIAEESEPLMATLRGAFVNDQAREQLRGFIQSRLLTGTSDHPDPEAMLRSGLAASLLVGMVVGRRIIGVPILVAAESEELVRIVGPAIQKILVP, encoded by the coding sequence ATGACTAAAGAATCCACTCCCGCGCCGCGCCGTGGACGGCGGCCAGGACCCAACAGCACGCGGCAGTTGGTGCTTGACGCAGCACGAGCGCGCTTCGCCAGTGACGGTTTTGCCGGCACCACCATTCGCCTGGTGGCGGCCGATGCGGGCGTCGATGTGGCCCAGGTGATGCAGTTCTTCCGCTCGAAGGACGAGCTTTTTGCCGCGGTGATGGCTATTCCGGCGTCCGCGCTGCAGCGCTTCGATGCGCTCTATGAGGGACCGGACGAGCACTTGGGCGAGCGAGTGGTGCGCGCCTTTCTCGCCGGCTGGGAAGGCATAGCCGAAGAGTCAGAACCGTTGATGGCCACGCTGCGCGGGGCATTCGTCAATGATCAGGCTCGCGAGCAGCTACGTGGCTTCATCCAGTCGCGATTGCTGACAGGCACCAGTGACCATCCCGATCCAGAAGCCATGCTCCGCTCCGGCCTGGCCGCTTCTTTGCTCGTCGGCATGGTCGTCGGCCGGCGAATCATCGGGGTGCCCATTCTGGTTGCCGCCGAATCGGAAGAACTGGTCAGGATTGTCGGTCCTGCCATTCAGAAGATTCTCGTGCCCTAA
- a CDS encoding MarR family transcriptional regulator yields the protein MDDFSGAGFEQVQFGMLLGRAAALKDRLLDRHLMPLGITAAQLKVLRIIRRGENTAVALCRHLSIHSAAMTRMLDRLERKGLIVRMPDDKDQRQVRLALTADGEAIGSVLPTMEVAAMNEFTASLTSEELLRLESLLEKMLRTESPRFSMPDIRT from the coding sequence ATGGACGATTTTTCCGGCGCCGGTTTTGAGCAAGTGCAGTTCGGAATGTTGCTTGGGCGGGCGGCCGCATTGAAAGATCGGCTGCTGGATCGACATCTGATGCCGTTGGGTATCACCGCTGCCCAACTCAAAGTGCTGAGGATCATTCGTCGCGGGGAAAACACTGCCGTCGCGTTGTGCCGACACCTTTCCATCCACAGCGCGGCGATGACTCGCATGCTCGATCGCCTTGAGCGCAAGGGCTTGATCGTTCGTATGCCGGACGATAAGGACCAACGCCAGGTTCGCCTGGCGCTGACAGCCGATGGGGAAGCCATAGGTTCGGTGCTGCCAACGATGGAGGTGGCTGCAATGAATGAATTCACCGCAAGCCTCACGTCGGAGGAACTTCTTCGCCTAGAGAGTCTGTTGGAGAAGATGCTGCGCACTGAATCGCCCAGGTTCTCAATGCCAGACATTCGTACCTAG